A window of the Bos indicus x Bos taurus breed Angus x Brahman F1 hybrid chromosome X, Bos_hybrid_MaternalHap_v2.0, whole genome shotgun sequence genome harbors these coding sequences:
- the LOC113887118 gene encoding histone H2A-Bbd type 2/3-like, translated as MPKKRGHQRSSGIRSRTAQSELSFSVSHMEHLLRKGHYAQRLSSSAPVFLAAVIQDLTSKVLELAGNEAQKNGEKRITPKLVDMAIHNNALLSSIFGMTTISLVAPGPH; from the coding sequence ATGCCGAAGAAAAGGGGCCATCAGAGGTCGTCTGGTATCCGCTCCCGCACCGCCCAATCCGAGCTCTCTTTTTCTGTGAGCCACATGGAGCACCTCCTGCGCAAAGGCCACTATGCCCAGCGCCTGAGCTCGTCTGCACCAGTCTTCCTAGCAGCGGTCATTCAGGACCTGACGTCCAAGGTCCTGGAGCTGGCAGGCAATGAGGCCCAGAAGAACGGCGAGAAGCGCATCACCCCCAAGTTGGTGGACATGGCGATCCACAACAATGCTCTGCTCAGCAGCATTTTTGGGATGACAACCATCTCCCTGGTGGCCCCGGGTCCACACTAG